A segment of the Desulfobacterales bacterium genome:
TGATTATTTCAGATGAAAAGATGCCCGGCATGTCCGGAACGAAACTCCTTACCATTGTCCGCAAAAAATACCCGGAAATCGTCCGGATCATGCTGACGGGCCATGCCAACCTCAACGCCGCCCTGCGCGCCATTAATGAAGGCGAAGTCTATCGTTTTTTTACCAAACCCTGCAACCTGATAGAACTCACCGTTGCCATCCGCCAGGCGCTCCAGCAAAAAGACCTTCTAAAGGAAAACCAGCGCCTGATGGACATGGTCCGAAAGCAATCCCTTTCCATCAAGACAATGGAAAAACGCTATCCCGGCATCAGCAAGGTCAAGCGCGACCCCGGCGGCGCCATCATTATTGATGAGGATATTGAGTAAAGGTTTCAACCGTTTTGCCATAACGAATAAAGAATTAATGTTTTGCGAAGCCAAAACATAATTCCGGTTGAACTAAGCCCTGTGTTCAACGAATAAAGAATTAATGTTTTGCGAAGCCAAAACATAATTCCGGTTGAACTAAGCCCTGTGTTCCATTTGGGTTTTAAAGTGAATGTTTCTGTAGCAGCCAGTTACCGTTTAGCTGTTCAATATTACGGCAATGGCGTGTCGGTGTAAAGATTTTCTTTGAAAGGTGTTCTTTGACATAGTTTTTGATGTCGTATTTGTATATTGATCACTGCGGTAGAGCGATCTGGGTTCACA
Coding sequences within it:
- a CDS encoding response regulator → MPHTILSVDDQQPLLDLLREALQRESYQVFCAASAEEALTILSRQQIDLIISDEKMPGMSGTKLLTIVRKKYPEIVRIMLTGHANLNAALRAINEGEVYRFFTKPCNLIELTVAIRQALQQKDLLKENQRLMDMVRKQSLSIKTMEKRYPGISKVKRDPGGAIIIDEDIE